From Candidatus Cloacimonadota bacterium, one genomic window encodes:
- a CDS encoding mechanosensitive ion channel family protein: MKQFFNSELWLQLIQKSKDWITSDLPGAFVAVILFLISLKVVRFFLKKISKFMLARAEKDTKVDTDEASKRINTLINIIHGLFRIILWSIFLMILMPKIGINIAPILAGAGILGLAIGFGAQELVRDFISGFFIILENQIRAGDVGIINGKAGLVEKIELRTTTLRDFSGVVHIFQNGKINDLSNMTKEWSAIVLDIGVAYKENVQKVMEIMREVGNELKQDPDFGKLILEPVEVFGLDKFADSALVIKARIKTKPIQQWGVGREYRKRLKMAFDENNIEIPFPHTTVYWGEKIKPLKMDINSAKQKLES, encoded by the coding sequence ATGAAACAATTTTTTAATTCGGAACTATGGCTGCAATTGATACAGAAATCAAAAGACTGGATAACAAGTGATCTGCCGGGAGCCTTTGTAGCAGTCATTCTTTTTCTGATCTCATTGAAGGTGGTCAGGTTTTTTTTAAAAAAGATCAGCAAATTTATGCTGGCACGAGCCGAAAAAGATACAAAAGTAGATACCGATGAAGCTTCAAAAAGAATAAATACTCTGATCAATATCATACATGGATTATTCAGGATCATTCTCTGGTCTATATTTTTGATGATCCTGATGCCCAAGATCGGGATCAATATTGCACCGATTCTGGCAGGAGCGGGAATCCTGGGTCTGGCTATCGGTTTTGGTGCGCAGGAACTGGTGAGAGATTTTATTTCGGGATTTTTCATAATTCTGGAAAATCAGATTCGAGCCGGTGATGTGGGGATTATCAATGGAAAAGCTGGATTGGTAGAAAAGATTGAATTACGAACTACTACTCTGCGCGATTTTTCGGGCGTGGTTCATATTTTTCAAAATGGCAAGATCAATGATCTTTCCAATATGACAAAAGAATGGTCGGCAATTGTGTTAGATATTGGTGTTGCCTACAAAGAAAATGTGCAAAAAGTAATGGAAATTATGAGGGAAGTTGGAAACGAACTGAAACAGGATCCTGACTTTGGAAAACTCATTTTAGAACCAGTTGAGGTTTTCGGTCTTGATAAGTTTGCTGATAGTGCTCTCGTTATAAAAGCCCGCATCAAAACCAAACCCATTCAACAATGGGGTGTAGGGCGAGAATATCGCAAAAGATTGAAAATGGCATTTGATGAAAATAATATCGAAATACCCTTCCCACATACAACCGTTTATTGGGGAGAAAAAATAAAACCCTTGAAAATGGATATCAATTCTGCAAAACAGAAATTGGAGAGTTAA